One Paenibacillus crassostreae DNA segment encodes these proteins:
- a CDS encoding glucosaminidase domain-containing protein yields the protein MQEKVMSSEEIIRLKHYIDIKHHNFDRQQRASVLANAVHRIIDSRLPSVPDVLKREIRSKLLMNKRELLSIDVDDVLQQCMSLDLSREDILFPLAAWVCSKTANSTLEEEVRQIILGWSMEDKPLVGFQALESKLSSIDCIPCMELAATHESVVSTPRKGWLNRKRYIAGATVFAAAILMTITLVTITLVNQQPAALAPTINTTNLSQPVVSEIEKSDSFGIPKEFRYVSVDTKRLQNYLLEKNSILAEEPFISAIISAGKQYDIHPLLLFAITGQEQGFVSKNHKDVEKIANNPFNVFGSWELYNTTIKSSAEIAAKTVANISSRRPEGRHPVQWLNETYAEDPNWWMGVTWFFNKLQQDVQDDTFEWSE from the coding sequence ATGCAGGAGAAGGTTATGTCTAGTGAGGAAATAATAAGGCTGAAGCATTACATAGATATAAAGCACCATAACTTTGATCGACAGCAGCGGGCATCTGTATTGGCTAATGCGGTGCATCGGATTATCGATAGCCGTCTTCCTTCAGTTCCTGATGTATTAAAAAGGGAGATTCGCTCTAAGTTGCTTATGAATAAAAGGGAACTTCTCAGCATTGATGTGGATGACGTGTTACAACAATGCATGTCACTTGATTTGAGCAGGGAGGATATATTATTCCCCCTTGCTGCATGGGTATGTAGCAAAACTGCGAATTCTACACTAGAAGAGGAAGTACGCCAAATTATTCTGGGGTGGTCTATGGAGGACAAACCCCTAGTCGGATTTCAAGCGTTGGAAAGTAAATTGAGTTCAATAGATTGTATCCCGTGTATGGAGCTAGCAGCTACCCATGAATCAGTTGTATCTACACCAAGAAAAGGATGGCTGAATAGAAAGAGATATATAGCTGGTGCTACTGTTTTTGCGGCAGCTATTTTAATGACAATTACTTTAGTGACAATTACTTTAGTGAATCAGCAGCCAGCAGCACTAGCTCCAACTATAAATACAACTAATTTATCGCAACCTGTCGTTTCTGAAATAGAGAAATCGGATTCATTTGGAATTCCGAAGGAGTTCCGATATGTTTCTGTGGATACGAAACGTTTACAGAATTATTTATTAGAAAAAAATTCAATTTTAGCTGAGGAACCCTTTATTTCTGCTATAATCTCAGCCGGTAAACAATACGATATTCACCCACTATTGCTCTTTGCTATCACTGGACAGGAGCAAGGGTTTGTTTCGAAAAACCATAAAGATGTTGAGAAAATTGCGAATAATCCATTTAATGTATTCGGCAGTTGGGAGCTCTACAATACAACAATTAAATCTTCGGCAGAGATTGCAGCCAAGACAGTAGCTAATATTAGTAGCCGCCGCCCAGAAGGTAGACATCCTGTACAGTGGCTGAATGAAACTTATGCAGAAGATCCAAATTGGTGGATGGGGGTTACATGGTTCTTTAATAAGCTACAACAAGACGTGCAAGATGATACATTTGAGTGGTCTGAATAA
- a CDS encoding FecCD family ABC transporter permease encodes MNGNIKEVSLQNQFEDHRRIKRIIIFFTSIVLVVLSFYYGMSTGAISLSMQEIWDGLTVSESSMTHQIVWNLRLPRVLTGFLVGMCMAISGALLQGVTRNPLADPGIIGVSAGAGLVAIIVMIIFPQHVSFLPVGAFLGALLAATIVYLLAWNKGASPMRLILAGIAVNTLLGAITSGVMIIYSDSVQSVLPWLMGGLSDRSWPHFWIILPYAVIGITLSLFAAKPANILLLGDDTAKLLGHRVERSRLLLIILSTFLAGAAVSVSGLIGFVGLIVPHIVRLLIGDNYYYLLPISALTGGWLLVFADTAARSWFDPIELPVGILLAAIGGPFFLLLLRRGKILN; translated from the coding sequence ATGAATGGAAACATTAAAGAAGTAAGTTTACAAAATCAGTTTGAAGATCATAGAAGGATAAAACGAATAATTATTTTTTTCACAAGTATTGTATTGGTAGTACTTTCTTTCTATTATGGGATGTCGACGGGCGCTATCTCCTTATCTATGCAAGAAATATGGGATGGATTAACGGTAAGTGAGTCCTCCATGACGCATCAGATTGTTTGGAATTTACGGCTACCGCGAGTTCTTACGGGTTTTCTCGTAGGGATGTGCATGGCCATTTCGGGTGCATTATTACAAGGAGTGACAAGAAACCCGCTTGCAGATCCTGGCATTATTGGAGTCTCTGCCGGAGCGGGATTAGTCGCTATTATTGTGATGATCATTTTTCCGCAACATGTATCCTTTCTACCTGTTGGTGCATTCTTAGGAGCCCTATTGGCCGCAACCATCGTTTATTTACTCGCATGGAATAAAGGAGCCTCTCCGATGAGACTCATATTAGCCGGTATTGCGGTGAATACATTGCTGGGAGCGATCACTTCTGGGGTCATGATTATATACAGCGATAGCGTACAAAGTGTGCTTCCTTGGCTAATGGGAGGATTAAGTGATCGAAGTTGGCCACACTTTTGGATTATACTTCCTTATGCGGTGATCGGTATTACACTTTCCTTATTTGCAGCAAAGCCTGCAAATATCCTGCTTCTTGGAGATGATACGGCGAAGCTTCTTGGCCATCGTGTAGAAAGAAGTCGGTTGCTACTCATCATCTTAAGTACGTTCCTTGCGGGAGCTGCGGTAAGTGTATCAGGCTTGATTGGGTTCGTTGGATTGATCGTCCCACATATTGTTCGGTTGCTTATCGGCGATAATTACTACTATTTGCTCCCAATTTCCGCTTTAACCGGAGGGTGGCTTCTAGTATTTGCTGATACAGCTGCTCGTAGCTGGTTTGACCCAATTGAATTGCCTGTGGGGATTCTACTAGCTGCCATCGGTGGTCCTTTCTTCCTATTACTTCTACGTAGAGGGAAAATTTTAAATTAA
- a CDS encoding ABC transporter substrate-binding protein, whose translation MMNQKHMVNLKWVLSLVLIASLLVLSACGNNKVDTVQETSSNQVMETATAETTSDTSEQAIEVTDLAGNVVKLDKVPERVIALSAGDMEIVYALGGTVVGRTTVSDTVNPPEAEDVPELGNMMNLSLEKIASLNPDLIIAHQQLNAKSVPALKEMGVNVLLTGASTLDDIYKTIDIIGTVMQKNSEADTLIKKIEDKVKSVNKSENPVRALIVFGVSGNWMVALPNSLSGNLLEVAGGVNIAKDYPQLEKYSQYAQLNTERILEANPDAIFLISPGPAKVAMDSFTKEMENNPAWQSIDAVKNGHFVLLPNSLFGSNPGPRVVESIDFFIEELEKVKQ comes from the coding sequence ATGATGAATCAAAAACATATGGTTAATCTTAAATGGGTATTATCTCTTGTTTTAATTGCTAGTTTACTGGTGTTATCTGCTTGCGGAAACAATAAGGTGGATACCGTACAAGAAACTTCCTCCAACCAGGTAATGGAAACGGCTACTGCTGAAACAACCTCTGATACTAGTGAACAAGCAATCGAGGTAACGGATCTGGCAGGTAATGTCGTCAAATTAGATAAAGTGCCAGAACGAGTGATCGCGCTTAGTGCCGGGGATATGGAGATTGTCTATGCACTTGGCGGAACAGTTGTGGGACGTACAACTGTATCGGACACGGTTAACCCACCGGAAGCTGAAGACGTTCCTGAACTAGGTAATATGATGAATTTGAGTCTAGAGAAAATTGCTAGCCTGAACCCAGATCTAATTATCGCCCATCAGCAGTTAAATGCTAAAAGTGTTCCTGCACTTAAGGAAATGGGCGTTAACGTCTTGCTGACGGGAGCTAGCACCTTGGATGATATTTATAAGACTATTGATATTATCGGCACTGTTATGCAGAAGAATAGCGAAGCAGATACATTAATCAAGAAAATCGAAGATAAAGTGAAATCTGTGAATAAGAGTGAGAATCCCGTACGTGCATTGATCGTCTTTGGAGTATCAGGCAACTGGATGGTAGCCTTGCCTAACTCGTTATCGGGTAACCTGCTGGAGGTGGCTGGTGGTGTCAATATTGCGAAAGATTATCCACAGTTGGAGAAATACTCCCAATATGCCCAATTGAATACGGAACGAATTCTGGAAGCGAATCCGGATGCAATCTTCTTAATATCGCCTGGTCCTGCTAAAGTGGCTATGGATAGCTTTACTAAGGAAATGGAGAATAATCCGGCTTGGCAATCGATTGACGCGGTTAAGAATGGTCATTTTGTATTATTGCCGAATAGCCTGTTCGGATCCAATCCAGGGCCGCGGGTAGTTGAATCCATTGATTTCTTCATAGAGGAATTAGAGAAAGTAAAGCAGTAA
- a CDS encoding ABC transporter ATP-binding protein, whose protein sequence is MSNSYLIDDVKYKQSGSFSLGSLSFYIPKQQITSIIGPNGSGKSTTLRLMANLLKPDNGCVFIEGKEISQIGHKQLARKMTMLSQIQNVQMDIVVRDLVSHGRLPHCKWHERLGLQDQKLIDWALSVTSLTHLQFRSLQTLSGGERQRAWIAMAIVQSPEILLLDEPTTYLDISHQLELMNLVEYLNSELHMTIVMVLHDLNQAAKYSDRLVVMKEGKIFREGSPGEVFDTALFKDVFSIEAKIFKENGVPYFIPLGLARNQQAAQ, encoded by the coding sequence ATGTCAAATTCATACTTGATAGATGATGTTAAATATAAACAATCTGGTTCCTTTTCGCTTGGAAGTCTTTCGTTTTATATCCCGAAACAACAAATAACAAGCATCATCGGACCGAATGGTTCGGGCAAGTCGACGACGCTACGACTAATGGCAAATCTACTTAAACCAGATAACGGCTGCGTATTCATCGAAGGTAAGGAAATAAGTCAGATCGGTCACAAGCAACTTGCAAGAAAGATGACTATGCTATCGCAAATTCAGAATGTACAGATGGATATCGTTGTGCGAGACCTTGTATCACATGGTCGGCTACCACATTGCAAATGGCATGAGCGGCTTGGTCTGCAAGATCAGAAATTGATTGATTGGGCGTTATCTGTTACCAGTCTGACACATCTGCAATTTCGTTCGTTGCAAACCCTCTCTGGTGGGGAAAGGCAACGAGCGTGGATTGCAATGGCGATCGTCCAATCGCCTGAAATCCTACTTTTGGACGAACCGACAACCTATTTAGATATTTCGCATCAATTGGAGTTGATGAATCTCGTTGAATATCTAAATAGTGAACTTCATATGACGATAGTGATGGTATTGCATGATCTGAATCAAGCTGCAAAGTATAGTGATCGGCTAGTTGTCATGAAAGAGGGGAAGATATTTAGAGAAGGTAGTCCGGGGGAAGTATTCGATACTGCGTTGTTCAAGGATGTATTCTCGATCGAAGCGAAAATTTTTAAAGAAAATGGTGTTCCTTATTTCATACCTTTAGGCTTAGCTAGGAATCAACAGGCTGCTCAATAA
- a CDS encoding alpha/beta hydrolase-fold protein — protein MPYIEEQYPIDNTKRCLFGHTLSGYFTLWVKFTRPELFQAYLSASPSVW, from the coding sequence ATGCCGTATATTGAGGAGCAGTATCCTATCGATAATACAAAGAGGTGTTTATTCGGTCACACATTGAGTGGATATTTCACACTATGGGTAAAGTTTACTAGGCCGGAGTTGTTCCAAGCTTACCTTAGTGCCAGTCCATCCGTATGGTGA
- a CDS encoding PadR family transcriptional regulator — protein MTRREGKENSSMYAILGILTLGPQTGYDIKKQMERSTSYFWNENYGQIYPQLSKLLAKNDVTMQVETQEGKPDRKVYTLTEQGTQTLTAWLSKPMEHTFSEKNVLLLRLFFGHNVPLEINIRHIDEFKNTMQEKLQVFITLEESLRNCHSQDNNLKYWLLTTNYGKIQVKALIQWCEESIEELKS, from the coding sequence TTGACACGTCGAGAAGGAAAAGAAAATAGCAGCATGTATGCCATATTGGGTATTTTGACATTGGGCCCTCAAACAGGGTATGACATAAAGAAACAAATGGAGCGTAGCACTAGCTACTTTTGGAATGAGAATTACGGACAGATTTATCCACAACTAAGTAAGTTGTTAGCAAAAAATGATGTTACGATGCAAGTGGAGACTCAAGAGGGGAAACCTGATCGTAAAGTATACACCCTAACAGAACAAGGAACGCAAACTTTAACTGCATGGTTGAGCAAGCCAATGGAACATACCTTCAGTGAGAAGAACGTGCTCTTACTACGTTTATTCTTCGGACATAATGTCCCACTTGAAATCAACATCCGCCATATTGATGAGTTTAAGAATACGATGCAGGAAAAGCTACAAGTGTTTATTACCTTAGAAGAATCACTTCGTAATTGTCACTCTCAGGATAATAATTTAAAGTATTGGCTATTGACTACCAATTACGGCAAAATACAAGTGAAGGCATTGATTCAATGGTGTGAGGAAAGTATCGAAGAATTAAAAAGCTAA
- a CDS encoding NAD-dependent epimerase/dehydratase family protein — MQIIFGTGALGLAVMRQLLRNGEKVIMVNRGSKPQLPTGVKLVHGDASDEDFCKVVCRKAKVIYNCTGLPYSQWETDLPRIQHGIIEGAASSGAKLIYADNLYAYGPPHGDLHENLQEKPVGAKTKIRSTLSEMVLQAHKEGRIQAAIGRGSDFYGPHVQSAMLGERVFNAALAGKPAEVIGDIDQPHTHIFIDDFARALVILSENEESLGQVWHMPAAETISTRQLINLIYKEVGQKPKVRIANGFLLIVMGWFVPMMREFKEIMYMMNQPFKVDHGKFDRAFEMQVTPHSEAIQSTVAWYRGKE; from the coding sequence ATGCAAATTATTTTTGGTACGGGTGCATTAGGTCTAGCGGTCATGAGACAGTTATTGCGCAATGGAGAAAAGGTGATTATGGTTAATCGAGGATCTAAACCACAATTACCTACTGGTGTAAAGCTAGTACATGGTGATGCGTCGGATGAAGACTTTTGCAAAGTTGTATGCCGTAAAGCTAAGGTCATATATAATTGTACAGGGCTTCCGTACAGTCAATGGGAAACCGATCTACCGAGAATTCAACATGGAATTATTGAAGGTGCAGCATCTTCTGGTGCAAAGTTGATTTATGCTGATAATCTTTATGCTTACGGACCACCTCATGGCGACCTTCATGAGAATCTTCAAGAAAAACCAGTAGGTGCAAAAACAAAAATTCGATCTACCCTTAGCGAAATGGTATTACAAGCTCATAAAGAAGGTAGGATTCAAGCAGCTATTGGTCGTGGTTCAGACTTCTATGGTCCTCATGTGCAATCAGCAATGTTAGGTGAGCGTGTATTTAACGCTGCACTCGCAGGAAAGCCTGCAGAAGTAATTGGAGATATTGACCAGCCTCATACCCATATTTTTATCGATGATTTCGCACGAGCGTTAGTAATATTATCCGAAAATGAAGAATCTCTAGGCCAAGTATGGCATATGCCTGCAGCTGAAACCATTAGCACTCGTCAGTTAATTAACTTAATTTATAAGGAAGTTGGCCAGAAACCGAAGGTTCGAATCGCGAACGGATTCTTGTTGATCGTTATGGGATGGTTTGTGCCGATGATGCGAGAATTCAAGGAAATTATGTACATGATGAATCAACCTTTCAAAGTGGACCATGGTAAATTTGATCGAGCCTTTGAAATGCAGGTGACACCTCATTCAGAAGCGATTCAATCTACAGTTGCATGGTATCGTGGCAAGGAATAA
- a CDS encoding 2TM domain-containing protein: MVYLYFSWMGHRIAAHGFSVLGNGFLFGDDWEQRKIDEYMNKK; the protein is encoded by the coding sequence CTGGTTTATTTATACTTTAGTTGGATGGGGCATCGTATAGCAGCACATGGATTCTCTGTTTTAGGTAATGGATTCTTGTTCGGCGATGATTGGGAACAACGAAAGATTGACGAGTATATGAATAAAAAATAA
- a CDS encoding LLM class flavin-dependent oxidoreductase, translating to MIKLGVLDQVYVNEGQTATEALQHSTRLAVATEELGYNRFWVSEHHSMPALAFSSPEVLVAHLAAATNRIRVGSGGIMLPHYSAYKVAENFRLLEALHPGRIDLGLGRAPGGMPLATRALQQDKYVDVNKYPQQVLDIIGYLNNSMPAGHPFEKLLAAPSISSAPEIWLLGSSGESARIAASLGTSYAFAEFFGTPGGEMATQHYNEHFESNHVLEDHPRSMIATLAICAETEEEADQLAKSNDLLFLGIRTGLEIPYLPSVETANNYPYTDADLLHIQQIRQRRVIGTPAQVKKQLLQMSKDFNVSEILLNSPIHDEKARIHSYELIASEFGMN from the coding sequence ATGATAAAGTTAGGTGTACTTGACCAAGTATATGTTAATGAGGGACAAACAGCGACGGAGGCACTTCAGCATTCAACACGCTTGGCGGTGGCAACGGAGGAACTTGGGTATAATCGGTTCTGGGTGTCTGAGCATCACTCTATGCCTGCACTGGCTTTCTCAAGTCCTGAGGTACTAGTTGCTCATTTAGCGGCAGCGACGAATAGGATTCGTGTCGGATCAGGAGGAATTATGCTCCCGCATTATAGTGCCTATAAAGTTGCTGAGAATTTCCGTCTACTAGAGGCGCTTCACCCAGGTAGAATCGATCTAGGATTGGGAAGAGCACCAGGTGGTATGCCGCTTGCTACAAGAGCCTTACAACAGGATAAGTACGTTGATGTGAATAAATATCCTCAGCAAGTGCTTGATATTATCGGTTATTTGAATAATTCAATGCCTGCAGGTCATCCGTTCGAGAAATTATTAGCGGCTCCATCTATTTCGAGTGCTCCAGAGATTTGGCTATTAGGTTCTAGTGGAGAGAGTGCGAGAATTGCAGCGAGTTTAGGGACATCTTATGCCTTCGCGGAGTTCTTCGGTACACCTGGAGGAGAAATGGCAACACAACATTACAATGAACATTTCGAGTCAAATCATGTGCTTGAGGATCATCCACGCTCTATGATTGCAACACTTGCGATCTGCGCAGAAACGGAAGAAGAAGCAGATCAATTAGCCAAGAGTAATGATCTATTGTTTCTAGGTATTAGAACAGGTCTTGAAATTCCGTATCTCCCTTCCGTAGAGACAGCAAATAATTATCCATATACGGATGCGGATCTTCTACATATTCAGCAAATTCGCCAACGTAGAGTAATCGGTACACCTGCTCAAGTGAAAAAGCAGTTGCTACAAATGAGCAAAGATTTCAATGTTAGTGAGATTCTCTTGAATAGTCCGATCCATGATGAGAAAGCAAGAATTCACTCTTATGAACTTATTGCATCTGAATTTGGAATGAACTAG
- a CDS encoding LysR family transcriptional regulator has product MTLQQLKYAIEIANRGSMNEAAKRLFISQPSLSNAIRDLEEELRITIFERTNKGITLSKEGVEFLSYARQVIEQADLLESRYLDAKPSPQHFSVSTHHYAFAVNAFVNLVNEYGQNEYELALRETKTYEIIQDVKTLRSEIGILYLNEFNDKVISKLLKDANLQFNSLFMAKPHIFISSKNPLAKQSMVTIDQLQKYPYLSFEQGEYNSFHFSEEILSTLSHPKSIRVNDRATLFNLLIGLNGYTISTGVLSADLNGNEIIPVQLDCDEMINVGWISHRNVALSKLAAVYIEALHVTIGDY; this is encoded by the coding sequence TTGACTTTACAACAATTGAAATATGCCATTGAAATTGCTAATCGAGGTTCAATGAATGAAGCTGCGAAGCGATTATTTATATCCCAGCCCAGTCTTTCTAATGCGATTAGAGATCTAGAAGAAGAGCTGCGGATTACAATCTTTGAACGAACCAATAAAGGAATTACATTATCCAAGGAGGGGGTGGAGTTTCTCAGCTATGCTCGTCAAGTGATTGAGCAGGCAGATTTATTAGAGAGCCGGTATTTAGACGCCAAACCCTCTCCGCAACATTTTTCAGTTTCAACCCATCATTATGCTTTTGCAGTGAATGCATTTGTGAATTTGGTTAATGAATATGGTCAAAATGAATACGAATTGGCACTACGTGAGACCAAAACCTACGAGATCATTCAAGATGTCAAAACTCTGCGAAGCGAGATTGGGATACTATATCTTAATGAATTTAATGATAAGGTCATTAGTAAACTGCTAAAAGATGCAAATTTACAATTTAATAGTTTATTTATGGCGAAACCTCATATTTTTATTAGTAGTAAAAATCCTTTAGCTAAGCAATCTATGGTTACGATCGATCAACTTCAAAAGTATCCATATTTGTCATTTGAGCAGGGGGAGTATAATTCCTTTCATTTCTCTGAGGAAATTCTCAGCACATTATCGCATCCGAAGAGTATACGTGTAAATGATCGGGCGACGCTTTTTAATTTGTTAATTGGTTTGAATGGATACACGATCTCAACAGGGGTACTTAGTGCTGATCTGAATGGAAATGAAATCATTCCTGTTCAATTGGATTGTGATGAAATGATTAATGTTGGATGGATATCTCATAGAAATGTTGCACTCTCCAAGCTTGCAGCAGTCTATATTGAAGCACTTCATGTAACGATCGGAGACTATTGA
- a CDS encoding sugar-binding domain-containing protein encodes MYSKIDLSGSWNLQLDEEKQGLKLPFNDVIALPGTTSHAKKGKKNQQIEIGCLTDEYLFEGYAWFSREIEISDDLSGKVFYLHLERTRMTTVWIDDQKVGVQNSLNTPHHYDVSNYLSSGKHQITILVDNTNYPTRGGHLTSQDTQTNWNGITGKIELQVFNQAYLSDVQVYPNAQERTVMIKSKVIGASNGNLSVSAMSFNSGNEHIVEEKSFSFTANEVTIIYQLGENALLWSEYEPNLYKLKVNLGINGMTMDTNEVTFGLRDFKTEGLKFTINGRKTFLRGKHDGLIFPLTGFAPTTVEEWLDVLNTAKSYGINHYRFHTCCPPEAAFIAADLVGIYMQPELPFWGTFTGVEDPQHNQAEQSYIINEGFSILSSFGNHPSFVMMSLGNELWGDKTRLDEVLKNYKEFDNRHLYAQGSNNFQFTPQIVEHDDFYSGVRFTRDRLIRGSYAMCDAPLGHVQTDKPSTMKDFDDNIVPTMLQADDQSIANAGTAIEIQFGTGTKTVEAADSQDQLIPEIPVVSHEIGQYQTYPDFNEIEKYTGSIKAKNFEVFKQRLEDKGLGHLAQKYFECSGELAVACYKEELESAFRSRKLAGFQLLDLQDFSGQGTALVGVLDAFMEPKGIVTEERWRSFCSDAVLMARFEKVNYVAEESFHAHVELCYYRNIPLQNCKLVWAIKDGNTSYLHGETQVSSTGDDNYIDICDIDVRMPNVTGMRKLTLSLHIEGTDIANSYDLWVYPNEVLVDTTGLNIVDSLSEQAIALLETGENVVLFPKLNSLSKSIEGFYSSDFWCYPMFRTISESMNKEVPVGTLGLLIDNTHPVFKHFPSEEYSTYPWWSIVSNSRSIILDGTPKGFSPIVQTIDNFERNHKLGLMFECNVLKGKLLLCACDFDKIIDEPEGKQLLASIINYVNSEEFEPNTEMNIAELKEILA; translated from the coding sequence ATGTATTCAAAGATTGATTTGAGTGGAAGTTGGAACCTACAACTAGACGAAGAGAAGCAAGGGTTAAAGCTACCTTTTAATGATGTAATAGCATTGCCCGGGACAACCTCTCACGCTAAAAAAGGTAAAAAGAATCAACAAATCGAGATTGGATGTTTAACAGACGAATATTTATTTGAAGGATATGCCTGGTTTTCAAGAGAAATTGAGATTTCAGATGATCTATCTGGCAAGGTCTTTTATCTACATTTAGAAAGAACACGAATGACAACGGTGTGGATTGATGATCAAAAAGTGGGTGTGCAAAACAGTCTGAATACACCTCATCATTACGATGTCTCAAACTATTTATCCAGTGGCAAGCATCAGATTACCATTCTTGTAGATAACACAAATTATCCAACTAGAGGTGGCCATTTAACATCCCAAGATACCCAGACCAATTGGAATGGCATTACTGGGAAGATTGAACTGCAAGTCTTTAATCAAGCCTATTTAAGTGATGTTCAAGTCTACCCGAATGCACAAGAGAGAACAGTAATGATCAAATCCAAGGTTATTGGTGCGAGCAATGGTAATCTATCCGTTTCAGCAATGAGTTTTAATAGTGGAAATGAACATATTGTAGAAGAAAAGAGCTTTTCATTTACAGCTAATGAAGTTACGATCATTTATCAATTAGGCGAAAACGCTTTACTATGGTCTGAATATGAACCGAATTTATATAAATTGAAAGTTAATCTGGGAATTAACGGTATGACCATGGATACGAATGAGGTTACATTTGGCTTACGAGACTTTAAGACAGAGGGACTTAAGTTCACAATAAATGGTCGTAAAACCTTTCTGCGAGGAAAACATGATGGATTGATTTTCCCGCTTACTGGTTTTGCACCAACGACTGTTGAGGAATGGCTAGACGTCTTGAATACCGCGAAGTCTTATGGAATTAATCATTATCGCTTTCACACGTGTTGTCCTCCAGAGGCTGCGTTTATTGCTGCTGATCTGGTTGGTATATATATGCAACCTGAATTGCCATTTTGGGGAACTTTTACCGGTGTTGAAGATCCACAGCATAATCAAGCCGAACAATCTTACATCATTAATGAGGGATTTTCGATTCTAAGTAGCTTTGGAAATCATCCATCATTTGTCATGATGTCGCTTGGTAATGAACTATGGGGCGATAAGACTCGATTAGATGAAGTTCTTAAAAATTATAAAGAATTTGATAACCGCCATCTCTACGCACAAGGCTCAAACAATTTCCAATTTACGCCACAAATTGTGGAACATGATGATTTCTACAGTGGAGTAAGATTTACAAGAGATCGTTTGATCAGAGGCTCTTATGCTATGTGTGATGCTCCTTTGGGTCATGTTCAAACCGATAAACCGAGCACGATGAAAGACTTTGATGACAATATTGTACCAACTATGTTGCAAGCTGACGATCAATCTATAGCTAATGCTGGAACTGCAATAGAAATTCAATTTGGCACAGGAACAAAGACCGTGGAGGCCGCTGACTCTCAGGATCAACTGATTCCAGAAATTCCCGTTGTCTCTCATGAGATTGGTCAGTATCAAACCTACCCAGATTTTAATGAAATTGAAAAATATACTGGCTCAATAAAAGCGAAGAACTTTGAAGTCTTTAAGCAACGTCTTGAAGATAAGGGATTAGGTCATTTGGCACAAAAATACTTCGAGTGTTCAGGAGAGCTTGCCGTTGCTTGCTACAAGGAAGAATTAGAGTCTGCTTTCCGTTCGAGAAAACTTGCTGGGTTTCAACTATTAGACTTGCAAGATTTCAGTGGACAAGGAACAGCACTTGTTGGAGTATTAGATGCTTTTATGGAGCCAAAAGGAATCGTCACAGAAGAGAGATGGCGTAGCTTCTGTTCTGATGCCGTGCTGATGGCTAGGTTTGAAAAGGTTAATTATGTGGCAGAAGAAAGTTTTCATGCACATGTTGAATTATGCTATTACAGAAATATTCCACTGCAAAATTGTAAATTAGTATGGGCAATTAAAGATGGCAATACATCTTATCTTCACGGAGAAACTCAGGTTTCAAGTACTGGTGACGATAATTATATCGATATCTGTGATATTGATGTAAGAATGCCTAATGTAACTGGAATGAGAAAACTAACGTTATCTCTTCATATTGAGGGTACGGATATTGCGAATAGCTATGACCTGTGGGTATATCCAAACGAAGTATTGGTTGATACAACAGGGTTGAATATCGTGGATAGCTTATCTGAACAAGCCATTGCGTTACTGGAAACTGGGGAGAATGTTGTGCTCTTTCCTAAGCTGAATAGCTTAAGCAAATCTATTGAAGGCTTTTATAGTAGTGATTTCTGGTGTTACCCGATGTTCAGAACGATCTCTGAAAGTATGAATAAGGAAGTACCTGTGGGTACGCTGGGTTTACTTATAGATAATACGCATCCAGTCTTCAAGCACTTCCCAAGTGAGGAGTATTCAACCTATCCGTGGTGGAGTATCGTGTCTAATTCACGTTCAATTATTCTAGATGGAACACCAAAGGGATTTAGCCCGATTGTGCAGACTATAGATAACTTTGAGCGTAATCACAAGCTAGGATTAATGTTTGAATGTAATGTTCTAAAAGGTAAGTTACTACTTTGCGCTTGCGATTTCGATAAGATTATTGATGAGCCTGAAGGTAAACAATTGTTGGCTAGTATTATAAACTATGTTAATTCTGAGGAATTTGAACCAAATACGGAGATGAACATCGCTGAGCTTAAGGAAATATTAGCTTGA